One genomic region from Actinocatenispora thailandica encodes:
- a CDS encoding arylamine N-acetyltransferase family protein, which produces MALRPHTRAADLTGYLARLGFDGAALPPTYDTLAALHRAHVERIAYECIDHHVPRATPLAAPDSVARLAAGRGGYCFHLNGAFSELLGHLGFAVTRHRAAVRHAADGPLEPDHHLALTVVADGLLYLADVGLGDGIHEPLPLRPGSYPQGPYTYTIGRTGTGWRFTHDPRGSFRMFEFDTAPAWLPEDFADVHAWFATSPESGFVRTLTAQRRDAGGTDVLRGCVLRRTDAAGETAREIDTAEEWYATLTGLFGLNLGDLDAPTRDRLWAKTRRAHRDWQASRDGREPGLPATDPVRGRP; this is translated from the coding sequence ATGGCCCTTCGACCCCACACCCGCGCCGCGGACCTGACCGGCTACCTCGCCCGGCTCGGTTTCGACGGCGCCGCGCTGCCGCCGACCTACGACACCCTCGCCGCGCTGCACCGGGCACACGTCGAGCGGATCGCCTACGAGTGCATCGACCACCACGTGCCCCGAGCGACGCCGCTCGCCGCCCCCGACTCGGTGGCCCGGCTCGCCGCCGGGCGCGGCGGGTACTGCTTCCACCTCAACGGCGCGTTCTCGGAGCTGCTCGGCCACCTCGGCTTCGCGGTCACCCGGCACCGGGCCGCGGTCCGGCACGCCGCCGACGGACCGCTGGAGCCGGACCACCACCTCGCCCTCACCGTGGTCGCCGACGGCCTGCTCTACCTCGCCGACGTCGGCCTCGGCGACGGCATCCACGAGCCGCTGCCGCTGCGCCCCGGCAGCTACCCCCAGGGGCCGTACACCTACACGATCGGTCGCACCGGCACCGGCTGGCGGTTCACCCACGACCCGCGCGGCTCGTTCCGGATGTTCGAGTTCGACACCGCGCCGGCCTGGCTGCCGGAGGACTTCGCCGACGTCCACGCGTGGTTCGCCACCTCACCCGAGTCCGGGTTCGTCCGTACCCTCACCGCGCAGCGGCGTGACGCCGGCGGCACCGACGTGCTGCGCGGCTGCGTGCTGCGCCGCACCGACGCCGCCGGCGAGACCGCCCGCGAGATCGACACCGCGGAGGAGTGGTACGCCACGCTCACCGGCCTGTTCGGGCTGAACCTCGGTGACCTGGACGCGCCGACCCGTGACCGGCTGTGGGCGAAGACCCGCCGCGCCCATCGCGACTGGCAGGCGTCCCGTGACGGCCGGGAGCCGGGCCTGCCTGCCACGGATCCGGTCCGCGGCCGGCCGTAG
- a CDS encoding threonine aldolase family protein: protein MIDLRSDTVTRPTPGMREAMANAEVGDDVYGEDPTVNALEREVAAAFGHEAALWTPTGSMANQIGLQLLVQPGQELLCDVQAHVARYEMGAAAAYGGITTRTWPDLSVPDIEPLVSPPGGYSVPTAALAVENTHNMRGGTVLPLAQLRAMRDLADSYELGLHCDGARIWHAHVADGVAFAEYGRLFDTLSVCLSKGLGAPAGSLLLSSADNIGRARVIRKRLGGGMRQVGILAAAGRYALAHHVERLADDHAKAARLADALRPYVRGEVRTNIVVLAVPNAAELSAAAAKQGVRFGAISATAARLVTHYDVTDDDITRTIEVLTALLPG from the coding sequence ATGATCGATCTGCGCAGCGACACGGTGACCCGGCCGACCCCCGGTATGCGGGAAGCGATGGCGAACGCCGAGGTCGGCGACGACGTGTACGGCGAGGATCCGACCGTGAACGCGCTGGAGCGCGAGGTCGCGGCGGCGTTCGGGCACGAGGCGGCGCTGTGGACGCCGACCGGCTCGATGGCCAACCAGATCGGCCTGCAACTGCTCGTGCAGCCCGGCCAGGAGCTGCTGTGCGACGTGCAGGCGCACGTCGCCCGGTACGAGATGGGCGCGGCGGCGGCGTACGGCGGGATCACCACCCGCACCTGGCCGGACCTGTCGGTGCCGGACATCGAGCCGCTCGTCTCGCCGCCCGGCGGGTACAGCGTGCCGACCGCGGCGCTGGCGGTGGAGAACACACACAACATGCGGGGCGGTACGGTGCTGCCGCTCGCGCAGCTGCGGGCGATGCGCGACCTGGCCGACTCGTACGAGCTGGGGCTGCACTGCGACGGGGCGCGGATCTGGCACGCGCACGTCGCGGACGGGGTCGCGTTCGCCGAGTACGGCCGGCTGTTCGACACGCTGTCGGTGTGCCTGTCCAAGGGGCTCGGGGCGCCGGCCGGTTCGCTGTTGCTGTCCTCGGCGGACAACATCGGGCGGGCGCGGGTGATCCGCAAGCGGCTGGGCGGCGGCATGCGGCAGGTCGGCATTCTCGCCGCGGCCGGCCGGTACGCGCTGGCGCATCACGTCGAGCGGCTCGCCGACGACCATGCGAAGGCCGCCCGGCTGGCCGACGCGCTCCGGCCGTACGTGCGCGGCGAGGTGCGGACCAACATCGTGGTGCTGGCGGTGCCGAACGCGGCTGAGCTGTCCGCGGCGGCGGCGAAGCAGGGTGTCCGGTTCGGTGCGATCAGCGCGACCGCGGCCCGGCTGGTCACCCACTACGACGTGACCGACGACGACATCACCCGCACCATCGAGGTCCTCACCGCGCTGCTCCCCGGCTGA
- a CDS encoding ester cyclase, producing the protein MTPEERKAAIRRLNDELWNKGNVDACDEMYAEHCTMHDPDLELDGVAGLKQRVRELRAAHPDVHMNTDEVLCDGDLCATRWTMGATARHDFQGIPGTGKAYVMTGMGIAKFENDRIVEEWVDYDLLGALRQIGVVPERLGQPHPS; encoded by the coding sequence ATGACACCGGAGGAACGCAAGGCCGCGATTCGCCGTCTCAACGACGAGCTGTGGAACAAGGGCAACGTCGACGCCTGCGACGAGATGTACGCCGAGCACTGCACGATGCACGACCCGGACCTCGAACTCGACGGGGTTGCCGGGCTCAAGCAGCGCGTGCGGGAGCTGCGCGCCGCCCACCCGGACGTGCACATGAACACCGACGAGGTGCTGTGCGACGGTGACCTGTGCGCGACGCGCTGGACCATGGGTGCCACCGCGCGACACGACTTCCAGGGCATCCCGGGGACCGGCAAGGCGTACGTGATGACCGGGATGGGGATCGCCAAGTTCGAGAACGACCGGATCGTCGAGGAATGGGTCGACTACGACCTGCTCGGCGCGCTGCGCCAGATCGGAGTGGTTCCCGAACGTCTCGGCCAGCCACACCCGAGCTGA
- a CDS encoding alkaline phosphatase family protein → MVNRTVRVLPLLAVALSLVLLAGCGSSGGSPRGAGATSPSVSGTRSPAASGTSGRPAPPAAGAVPQPAHVLVVVFENKGYDNVVGSSQAPYLNLLAKRGALLTDSHGVAHPSQPNYLALFSGSTHGITDDSCPHTLHAGSLGAQLLGSGHSYASYAEGLPSAGFAGCDNGNYARKHAPWTNFANVPARTQLPLRALPTDYAKLPQVGFVIPDLCSDMHNCSVSTGDRWLSANLGGYVSWAQTHHSLLIVTFDEDEGSGANRIPTILAGQPVRPGHYGGRVDHYTMLRTLEAMYGLRPLGTAAHRTPLTDVWR, encoded by the coding sequence ATGGTGAACCGGACGGTACGGGTGCTGCCGCTGCTCGCGGTGGCGCTGAGCCTGGTGCTGCTCGCCGGCTGCGGGTCGTCCGGCGGCTCCCCGCGGGGAGCCGGCGCCACCTCGCCGAGCGTCTCCGGTACGAGATCTCCGGCCGCCTCCGGTACCAGCGGCCGCCCGGCGCCGCCCGCCGCGGGCGCGGTGCCGCAGCCGGCGCACGTGCTGGTGGTGGTGTTCGAGAACAAGGGCTACGACAACGTCGTCGGCAGCTCGCAGGCGCCCTACCTGAACCTGCTGGCGAAGCGGGGCGCGCTGCTGACCGACTCGCACGGCGTCGCGCACCCCAGCCAGCCGAACTACCTCGCGCTGTTCTCCGGCAGTACGCACGGGATCACCGACGACTCCTGCCCGCACACGCTCCATGCGGGCAGCCTCGGCGCGCAGCTGCTCGGGTCCGGGCACAGCTACGCCTCGTACGCGGAGGGCTTGCCGTCGGCGGGCTTCGCCGGGTGCGACAACGGCAACTACGCCCGCAAGCACGCGCCGTGGACCAATTTCGCGAACGTGCCGGCGCGGACCCAGCTGCCGCTGCGGGCGCTGCCGACCGACTACGCGAAGCTGCCGCAGGTCGGGTTCGTCATCCCCGATCTGTGCAGTGACATGCACAACTGCTCGGTGTCCACCGGCGACCGCTGGCTGTCGGCGAACCTCGGCGGCTACGTCAGCTGGGCGCAGACCCACCACAGCCTGCTGATCGTCACCTTCGACGAGGACGAGGGCAGCGGCGCGAACCGGATCCCGACGATCCTGGCCGGGCAACCGGTGCGACCCGGACACTACGGCGGGCGCGTCGACCACTACACGATGCTGCGCACCCTGGAAGCCATGTACGGCCTGCGGCCGCTCGGCACCGCCGCTCACCGCACCCCGCTCACCGACGTCTGGCGTTGA
- a CDS encoding alkaline phosphatase family protein, which yields MGRTERAGRPRRPRRRRVAALTAGIAVLVLALAGCTRPLPGHPLAAKGWHALTGSHPSHPAPKVTRGPAEGSGGTPVVAGGRTPRPAHVVVVVFENKKASSVVGSSHAPYLTGLAHRGAYLTQSYGVAHPSQPNYLALFSGSTQGVTGDRCPQRFHTGNLGAQLRTSGDSYASYAEGLPSTGYPGCRTGHYDRAIAPWTDFASVPAGTQRPLTAFPHDYAKLPTVSFVLPNMCHNMHYCSVATGDRWARRTLDPYARWAQTHHSVLLVTFDEDDDTTVNRVPTILVGQPVRPGTYPEHVDHYTILRTLEAMYGLPPLGTAADRQPLTNVFQQPPITRRAAGG from the coding sequence ATGGGCAGAACCGAGCGGGCCGGGCGGCCCCGGCGTCCGCGACGGCGGCGGGTCGCCGCGCTGACCGCCGGAATCGCGGTGCTGGTGCTGGCGCTGGCGGGGTGCACCCGGCCACTGCCCGGTCACCCGCTGGCGGCGAAGGGGTGGCATGCGCTCACCGGGTCGCATCCCTCGCATCCGGCCCCGAAGGTCACCCGGGGGCCGGCCGAGGGGAGCGGCGGTACCCCGGTCGTCGCCGGCGGGCGGACACCGCGGCCGGCGCACGTGGTGGTCGTCGTGTTCGAGAACAAGAAGGCGAGCTCGGTCGTCGGCAGCAGCCACGCGCCGTACCTGACCGGGCTCGCGCACCGCGGCGCCTACCTGACCCAGTCGTACGGGGTGGCGCACCCCAGCCAGCCGAACTACCTGGCGCTGTTCTCCGGCAGTACCCAGGGGGTGACCGGGGACAGGTGCCCGCAGCGGTTCCACACCGGCAACCTGGGCGCCCAGTTGCGGACGTCGGGGGACAGCTACGCCTCGTACGCGGAGGGGCTGCCGTCGACCGGCTACCCCGGCTGCCGGACCGGCCACTACGACCGGGCGATCGCGCCGTGGACCGACTTCGCGTCGGTACCGGCCGGCACCCAGCGACCGCTGACCGCGTTCCCGCACGACTACGCGAAACTGCCGACCGTCAGCTTCGTGCTGCCGAACATGTGCCACAACATGCACTACTGCTCGGTGGCCACCGGCGACCGGTGGGCCCGGCGCACGCTCGACCCGTACGCCCGGTGGGCGCAGACACACCACAGCGTGCTGCTGGTGACGTTCGACGAGGACGACGACACCACGGTGAACCGGGTGCCGACGATCCTCGTCGGGCAGCCGGTGCGGCCCGGTACCTACCCCGAGCACGTCGACCACTACACGATCCTGCGCACCCTGGAGGCCATGTACGGGCTGCCCCCGCTCGGCACCGCCGCCGACCGGCAACCGCTGACGAACGTGTTCCAGCAGCCGCCGATCACCCGCCGGGCCGCGGGTGGTTGA
- a CDS encoding class II 3-deoxy-7-phosphoheptulonate synthase has product MRREWHDLRFPGLDTTSVLTTRDADEHEVAKLGLDAWRELPRDQGVSWPDQAEVDQVGQVLSAVPPVVAPYEVDQLRARLAEVCEGRAFLLQGGDCAETFVSNTEQHLLANARTLLQMAIVLTYGASMPVVKVGRVAGQYAKPRSKQTDALGLSAYRGDMINSLDATPEARVADPQRMIRAYANAAAAMNMLRAYLSGGLADLHQVHTWNKDFVRSSAAGERYEAIGREIDRALRFMNACGMSDADELREVTLYGSHEALVLEYERALTRVAGDAAYDLSGHFVWVGERTRRMDGAHIDFVSRIANPIGVKIGPSTTPETAIELCERLNPDNIPGRLTMISRMGNGKVRDALPPIVEKVTAAGAKVVWQCDPMHGNTFESSNGYKTRQFDRIVDEVLGYFEVHRGQGTHPGGIHVELTGEDVTECLGGAQALEELHLPTRYETACDPRLNTQQSLELAFLVAEMLRG; this is encoded by the coding sequence GTGCGGCGAGAATGGCATGATCTGCGCTTCCCCGGCCTGGACACGACCAGCGTGCTGACCACCCGCGATGCCGACGAGCACGAGGTGGCCAAGCTCGGACTGGACGCGTGGCGCGAGCTACCCCGCGACCAGGGCGTCAGCTGGCCGGACCAGGCGGAGGTCGACCAGGTCGGCCAGGTGCTGTCCGCGGTGCCGCCGGTCGTCGCACCGTACGAGGTGGACCAGCTGCGGGCGCGCCTCGCCGAGGTGTGCGAGGGTCGGGCGTTCCTGCTGCAGGGCGGCGACTGCGCGGAGACGTTCGTGTCCAACACCGAGCAGCACCTGCTCGCCAACGCCCGCACCCTGCTGCAGATGGCGATCGTGCTGACCTACGGCGCGAGCATGCCGGTGGTGAAGGTCGGCCGGGTGGCCGGGCAGTACGCGAAGCCGCGGTCCAAGCAGACCGACGCGCTGGGCCTGTCCGCCTACCGCGGCGACATGATCAACTCGCTGGACGCCACGCCCGAGGCGCGGGTGGCCGACCCGCAGCGGATGATCCGGGCGTACGCGAACGCGGCGGCGGCGATGAACATGCTCCGGGCCTACCTGTCCGGTGGCCTCGCCGACCTGCACCAGGTGCACACCTGGAACAAGGACTTCGTGCGTTCCTCGGCCGCCGGCGAGCGGTACGAGGCGATCGGCCGGGAGATCGACCGGGCGCTGCGGTTCATGAACGCGTGCGGCATGTCCGACGCCGACGAGCTGCGCGAGGTCACCCTGTACGGCAGCCACGAGGCGCTGGTGCTGGAGTACGAGCGGGCACTGACCCGGGTCGCCGGCGACGCCGCGTACGACCTGTCCGGGCACTTCGTCTGGGTCGGCGAGCGGACCCGGCGGATGGACGGCGCGCACATCGACTTCGTCTCCCGAATCGCGAACCCGATCGGCGTCAAGATCGGCCCGAGCACCACCCCGGAGACCGCGATCGAGCTGTGCGAGCGTCTCAACCCGGACAACATCCCGGGCCGGCTCACCATGATCAGCCGGATGGGCAACGGCAAGGTGCGCGACGCGCTGCCACCCATCGTCGAGAAGGTCACCGCCGCCGGCGCCAAGGTCGTCTGGCAGTGCGATCCCATGCACGGCAACACCTTCGAGTCGTCCAACGGGTACAAGACCCGGCAGTTCGACCGGATCGTGGACGAGGTGCTCGGCTACTTCGAGGTGCACCGTGGCCAGGGCACCCACCCGGGCGGCATCCACGTCGAGTTGACCGGCGAGGACGTCACCGAGTGCCTCGGCGGCGCGCAGGCGCTGGAGGAGCTGCACCTGCCCACCCGGTACGAGACGGCCTGCGACCCGCGCCTGAACACCCAGCAGTCGCTGGAACTCGCGTTCCTCGTCGCCGAGATGCTCCGCGGCTGA
- a CDS encoding MFS transporter: MIRYGPARQGAILVALWLAVLVVGLDTMVLSVALATLSKDLGASNAQLQWVTDAYTLALAALLLPVGLLSDRYGRRTVLLAGLAVFGLASAACAEVDSPAQLIAARAALGVGAAVLLSVPLSIVPAVFGAAARRSAGGASAGTAGSASGGTAGSASGGTAGSASGGSAGGAQPAAGAGSATAPGDRTDREAGGPDGIPAKTGGGRALPTSTALAILVSGMMLGLPLGPLLGGWLLGHFWWGSVFLINVPIVLVAMIVVALTIPQSRASTHRPDLLGVALSTLGLVALVYGVIEGPERGWTSPPVLVGLGAAVPLLVGFVAWQARAGQPLVRLGLFADRRFSVGVLAMTLAGFALFGVVFVLPQYLQVVLGTDAFGAGLRLLPLIAGMLVAAPAGDRLCRWLGRRLPVAGGLLVVTVGLVVQSRVDVSSGYRLTAVAMLIEGFGISLALSPAMDSALATFGTDEAATGSSLVQAIRQVGAALSIAILGSVLNAAYRDRLDPTLTGLPPAAAHAARGSVGGAAEVAHRMGPAGAPLRAAADGAFVHGMSVMLLACAGAAAVSAVVAALLLPNRDRPVPGPAATPSRAAPPALVTGRQHNERYEG; encoded by the coding sequence ATGATCCGGTACGGCCCGGCGCGGCAGGGCGCGATCCTCGTCGCGCTCTGGCTCGCGGTACTGGTGGTCGGGTTGGACACGATGGTGCTCAGCGTGGCGCTGGCCACCCTGAGCAAGGACCTCGGCGCGAGCAACGCCCAGTTGCAGTGGGTCACCGACGCGTACACGCTGGCGCTCGCGGCGCTGCTGCTGCCGGTCGGCCTGCTCTCCGACCGGTACGGCAGGCGCACCGTGCTGCTCGCCGGCCTCGCCGTGTTCGGCCTGGCGTCCGCGGCCTGCGCCGAGGTCGACTCGCCGGCCCAGCTGATCGCGGCCCGCGCGGCGCTCGGGGTCGGCGCCGCGGTGCTGCTGTCGGTACCGCTGTCGATCGTGCCGGCCGTCTTCGGCGCCGCGGCCCGGCGCAGCGCCGGAGGTGCGTCCGCGGGCACCGCCGGGAGTGCGTCCGGCGGCACCGCCGGGAGTGCGTCCGGCGGCACCGCCGGGAGTGCGTCCGGCGGCAGCGCCGGGGGTGCACAGCCGGCCGCCGGGGCCGGCTCGGCGACCGCACCCGGCGACCGCACCGACCGGGAGGCAGGTGGGCCGGACGGCATCCCTGCGAAGACCGGGGGCGGCAGGGCCCTGCCCACGTCGACGGCGCTGGCGATCCTGGTGTCCGGGATGATGCTCGGGCTGCCGCTCGGGCCGCTGCTCGGCGGCTGGCTGCTCGGCCACTTCTGGTGGGGCTCGGTGTTCCTGATCAACGTGCCGATCGTGCTGGTCGCGATGATCGTGGTGGCGCTGACCATCCCGCAGTCCCGGGCGAGCACGCACCGGCCCGACCTGCTCGGGGTCGCGCTGTCGACGCTCGGCCTGGTCGCGCTGGTCTACGGCGTCATCGAGGGCCCGGAGCGCGGCTGGACCAGCCCTCCGGTACTGGTCGGACTGGGCGCGGCGGTCCCGCTGCTGGTGGGCTTCGTGGCCTGGCAGGCGCGGGCCGGGCAGCCACTGGTACGGCTCGGGCTGTTCGCCGACCGCCGCTTCTCGGTCGGCGTGCTGGCGATGACGCTCGCCGGCTTCGCGCTGTTCGGCGTCGTGTTCGTGCTCCCGCAGTACCTGCAGGTGGTGCTCGGCACCGACGCGTTCGGCGCCGGGCTACGGCTGCTGCCGCTGATCGCCGGGATGCTGGTGGCGGCGCCGGCAGGCGACCGGCTGTGCCGGTGGCTCGGCCGCCGGCTGCCGGTGGCCGGCGGGCTGCTGGTGGTCACGGTCGGGCTGGTGGTGCAGTCCCGCGTCGACGTGTCCAGCGGGTACCGGCTGACCGCGGTGGCGATGCTGATCGAGGGGTTCGGCATCTCCCTGGCACTGTCGCCGGCGATGGACTCGGCGCTCGCCACCTTCGGTACCGACGAGGCGGCGACCGGCTCGTCGCTGGTCCAGGCGATCCGGCAGGTCGGCGCCGCGCTGAGCATCGCGATCCTGGGCAGCGTGCTGAACGCCGCCTACCGGGACCGGCTGGACCCGACGCTGACCGGACTGCCGCCCGCGGCGGCGCACGCGGCCCGGGGTTCGGTCGGCGGCGCGGCGGAGGTGGCGCACCGGATGGGGCCGGCCGGCGCGCCGCTGCGGGCCGCGGCGGACGGCGCGTTCGTGCACGGCATGTCGGTGATGCTGCTGGCCTGCGCCGGCGCCGCCGCGGTCAGCGCGGTGGTCGCCGCCCTGCTGCTGCCGAACCGGGACCGGCCGGTACCCGGGCCGGCGGCGACGCCGAGCCGCGCCGCACCGCCGGCGCTCGTCACCGGCAGGCAGCACAATGAACGGTATGAAGGCTGA
- a CDS encoding TetR family transcriptional regulator: MKADSPAGAPGLRERKKLKTRRAIQHHALRLFAEQGYDQTTVEQIAAAAEVSPSTFFRYYPTKDDVVLADDYDPLFYQAVRDRPAAEKPLAALHNAMMALMPQFAAEAGEDTRKRLRLVLSVPALRGRIIQGVAESTRAIALALAERAGRETPDFADESVAAAYIGIASVAVLRWAESPEDLDPGALLEAGVAALRTGS, from the coding sequence ATGAAGGCTGATTCACCGGCGGGTGCGCCGGGTCTGCGGGAGCGCAAGAAGCTCAAGACCCGGCGCGCCATCCAGCACCACGCGCTGCGGCTGTTCGCCGAGCAGGGCTACGACCAGACCACCGTGGAGCAGATCGCCGCCGCCGCCGAGGTCTCCCCCAGCACGTTCTTCCGGTACTACCCGACGAAGGACGACGTGGTCCTCGCCGACGACTACGATCCGCTGTTCTACCAGGCGGTCCGGGACCGGCCGGCGGCCGAGAAGCCGCTCGCCGCGCTGCACAACGCGATGATGGCGCTGATGCCGCAGTTCGCCGCGGAGGCCGGGGAGGACACCCGGAAGCGGCTGCGACTGGTGCTGTCGGTACCGGCGCTGCGCGGCAGGATCATCCAGGGTGTTGCCGAGTCGACCCGGGCGATCGCTCTGGCCCTGGCCGAGCGCGCCGGCCGGGAGACCCCGGACTTCGCCGACGAGTCGGTGGCCGCCGCCTACATCGGCATCGCTTCGGTGGCGGTACTGCGCTGGGCCGAATCGCCCGAGGACCTCGATCCGGGAGCGCTGCTCGAAGCGGGCGTCGCCGCCCTCCGCACCGGCTCCTGA
- a CDS encoding glycine betaine ABC transporter substrate-binding protein — protein sequence MRRKLVARVVAGVAVALTLSATLAACGKSKEVSGGSGSSGNSKSVTIGVLQGWAEDQVVSELWKQVLEKKGYTVTLKNISDAGPTFTGLAGGDLDLFMDTWLPKTHKTYVDKYGSQMEDLGIWYDQATLDITVPQYMTDVNSIADLKGKASQVDGKIVGIEPGAGLTKAAKEAISGYKLSDYTLQTSSTTAMLSALKSAYASKKPIVVTLWRPHWAYSAYKLKDLKDPKGLMGAKEKIHTYAHKGFSSNHKELAGWLKNFKMPDAQLAALENEALNKQSSDVAAGVTKWMNENQDFVKQMTA from the coding sequence GTGCGACGGAAACTGGTCGCCCGAGTGGTCGCGGGTGTCGCGGTCGCGTTGACGCTGTCGGCGACGCTGGCGGCGTGCGGGAAGAGCAAGGAGGTCAGCGGCGGCTCTGGCTCCAGCGGGAACAGCAAGTCGGTGACCATCGGCGTGTTGCAGGGCTGGGCCGAGGACCAGGTGGTCAGCGAGCTGTGGAAGCAGGTGCTGGAGAAGAAGGGCTACACCGTCACGCTGAAGAACATCAGCGACGCGGGCCCGACCTTCACCGGCCTGGCCGGCGGTGACCTGGACCTGTTCATGGACACCTGGCTGCCCAAGACCCACAAGACCTACGTGGACAAGTACGGCAGCCAGATGGAAGATCTCGGCATCTGGTACGACCAGGCCACGCTGGACATCACCGTTCCGCAGTACATGACGGACGTGAACAGCATCGCCGACCTGAAGGGCAAGGCGAGCCAGGTCGACGGCAAGATCGTCGGAATCGAGCCGGGTGCCGGTCTGACCAAGGCGGCCAAGGAAGCGATCAGCGGCTACAAGCTGAGCGACTACACCCTGCAGACCTCGTCGACCACCGCGATGCTCAGCGCCCTGAAGAGCGCGTACGCATCGAAGAAGCCGATCGTGGTCACGCTGTGGCGCCCGCACTGGGCGTACTCGGCGTACAAGCTGAAGGACCTGAAGGACCCGAAGGGTCTGATGGGCGCCAAGGAGAAGATCCACACCTACGCGCACAAGGGCTTCAGCTCCAACCACAAGGAACTGGCCGGCTGGCTGAAGAACTTCAAGATGCCCGACGCGCAGCTCGCGGCGCTGGAGAACGAGGCGCTGAACAAGCAGTCCAGCGACGTCGCCGCCGGTGTCACCAAGTGGATGAACGAGAACCAGGACTTCGTCAAGCAGATGACCGCCTGA
- a CDS encoding ABC transporter permease produces the protein MSLHELADSGPSIPQIPVGTWAEDVVDWLKNNIGVLFDDVKSIVETVVSGLSDALIAVPWPVMIIIFVLLGLWLRTWKFAIFALLGPLLIVSMQLWDDAMKTLALVIVAAAVSLILAIPIGIAAAQNAWVSRIVKPILDLMQTMPQFVYLIPAVILLGLGPAPGLVATVVFAMPPGVRFTELGIRQVNHEVVEAGEAFGASPWKVLLRIKLPLSLGTMMAGVNQVIMLTLSMVVIAGMLSAPGLGQDVVGAVSQTDVAAGFQSGLAVVILAIVLDRLTAGLGERAAPEARLARRSRALKRRQARARNTNSDAEQAAKVNA, from the coding sequence ATGTCTCTGCATGAGCTTGCCGATTCCGGACCGTCGATTCCGCAGATCCCGGTCGGTACCTGGGCCGAGGACGTCGTCGACTGGCTGAAGAACAACATCGGCGTGCTGTTCGACGACGTCAAGTCCATCGTCGAGACCGTCGTCTCCGGCCTGTCCGATGCGCTGATCGCGGTGCCGTGGCCGGTGATGATCATCATCTTCGTGCTGCTCGGCCTGTGGCTGCGGACCTGGAAGTTCGCCATCTTCGCGTTGCTCGGTCCGCTGCTGATCGTGTCGATGCAGCTGTGGGACGACGCGATGAAGACGCTGGCGTTGGTCATCGTGGCGGCAGCGGTGTCGCTGATACTCGCGATACCCATCGGCATCGCGGCGGCACAGAACGCCTGGGTGTCCCGGATCGTCAAGCCGATCCTCGACCTGATGCAGACGATGCCGCAGTTCGTGTACCTGATCCCGGCCGTGATCCTGCTCGGCCTGGGGCCGGCGCCCGGCCTGGTCGCGACCGTCGTGTTCGCGATGCCGCCCGGGGTGCGGTTCACCGAGCTGGGCATCCGGCAGGTCAACCACGAGGTGGTCGAGGCCGGTGAGGCGTTCGGCGCGTCGCCGTGGAAGGTGCTGCTGCGGATCAAGCTGCCGCTGTCGCTGGGCACGATGATGGCCGGCGTCAACCAGGTGATCATGCTGACCCTGTCGATGGTCGTGATCGCCGGCATGCTCTCGGCGCCGGGACTCGGCCAGGACGTGGTTGGCGCGGTGTCGCAGACCGACGTCGCCGCCGGCTTCCAGAGCGGCCTGGCCGTGGTGATCCTCGCGATCGTGCTGGACCGGCTCACCGCCGGGTTGGGCGAGCGCGCGGCGCCGGAGGCCCGGCTCGCCCGCCGGTCGCGCGCGCTGAAGCGCCGGCAGGCACGGGCCCGCAACACCAATTCGGACGCCGAGCAGGCGGCCAAGGTGAATGCCTGA